One Halogeometricum sp. S1BR25-6 DNA segment encodes these proteins:
- a CDS encoding DUF1931 domain-containing protein, translated as MAYLIVKSAVKEALNDHNVSADFYDALDEEVADLLDDAAKRAEANDRKTVQPRDL; from the coding sequence ATGGCATACCTGATCGTCAAATCGGCCGTGAAAGAAGCGCTCAACGACCACAACGTCTCGGCGGATTTCTACGACGCCCTCGATGAGGAAGTTGCTGACCTGCTTGACGACGCCGCGAAGCGGGCTGAGGCCAACGACCGAAAGACCGTCCAGCCTCGCGACCTCTAA